GAAGCAATATCAGGCAAGACAAACTCATCCAACATCAAAAtagaatttttttgaacCATCTTTTGAGCAACTTCGTATAGTAAAAATTCATTCTCCATAGtatatttttgtaaacCAACTTGAAGTTGTCGCTGTTGTTGGATATTATGCATTTCACTAAAAACCCACAAAATGAAGTTATTATAGTGCCACCGCATCTTGGATTTATGCGGTAAAGATGCAGCAAAAATGTCCATTAGCATGGATTTCCCACAACCAACTTCACCGTTAATCAATAATCCTTGGGGAGATGCAAAGTTTTGTAGctcttcttcatcagtcATATATCTTACTAGCTGTTTCCTTTTGTGTTCGGGATctttttgaaacaatttcatAGGATTGAACTTATTGTCACGATTAGTCTCCTTGGCTTGGCTAACTTCAATTTGTCGCAATATGAGACTCAATTGTATTTGCAATTCTTCTGGTGGAGTATAATCAAGAACTCGATGATacaatttttgaaactCTTTCATTACTCGTAATTGTGATTCATCTTTTTCTAGGATCCCTTGTTGAATGTAACCAAGGTATATTAGGTAAGGGTCTGTTATTGACAAACTGGTGGTGTTTTCTGATCTCTGATTAACACGCGGCACTCGCCCTTCAACTCCTTGCACGCCTCCGGAAACAGTACTGTAAAACTTGCATTGTGAGTTTAGTCTGGTAACTGTTTTAACAACGACCCTGATCATCTTTGAGACTAGCAATGGTGACacagaaagaaaaagaagatcactgttgttgatgattcttAAATTGCGAAATCGgaaataatttttatttctcggtttgattttttttaaaggGACCGGCTGTTAGTGCTTCTCCACATTAATGCAGATCAAGTATAAAAGAACAGAAGCAAGGGTTGATTAACAAAAGATACAGACAACCCAAACGAGTACAGAAATATCTTTGTAtgaaattatattataatgCTATTCTTTCCTATTTAATCCCATTTGTGCAAATTTTCGATCAAGAGAATTGGATAACCCATTCATTTCTTCGTCACTTCTTCCGTATAGTTCAAACCACCATTTAAGATCagcaaaattgaaaaatataacaccatcattatcttcaaTTGTATCATTTGTATACAGTTTATTCAAAAACTCTGCAGGCCGAGAATTAAAATAGTCCCACACTGACACTGTGCTATCTTGAACTTTATATACTTCATATAACTCCTTTTCCGAATCACACAAAAATGAACCGTACTGACACGagtaataatgataaaatagTCTTTTGAGAAATCGACTATTGAATTCGAATTGTGTTGGATTTTGTCGATATATCTGGTAAACACAATCGAGAAATTGGTGAAATATAGGTGACTTCTCACTGCTGCCACTGTAGATGGAAGATGACGATGTGTAACCACTACCATCAGCACCATCCTCAGGActtggtgatgatgaaagCCCATTCTGGGCtgtatttttgatttctctGGCAGCTCTTGCAGCTCTCTGGAAAAAAGAAGATACACTTGCTGCTGCTCCACTGCCGATACTTGTTACACTTTGTGAATTATCATTTTGCGGGGATTCACCATACATCGAACTTTCCAAAGACTGTCCAGAATTCAGttcattttgattattcTCATCTTGAACCAGAGCACTTTTAATTTCCTTCTTCATAATCGCTCCAATACACCCACCGTGATCGGCTCTTGTAGCAAACTTGAATCCAAAACTAGTccattctttttcaacaagTATCATAAATCCTTTCAAAGTTCTATAATAAGGGTCAAGACAAAGTTGAGATAACGCTGATACTTGAGAAGTCCGATCCCAACCATCTGAACAATGAATAATTACATTTGTATTATTCAAATGTATTGACTTGGTTATACGATCAACTGATTGTAAGATTATAGATAATCTGTTTAGCCATTGTGTCTTTGTCAATGCTTGTTGTAATAAAGCAGCAGATGCTGACAGTTTATCATAAGTAGCAGGGTATCTATCTAAATCGTTCAATATGGAAGACAATTTATTAACTGCGTCTCTCATGACATGaatattatcaatgttGCAAAATATCTTGTCAATATGCCTTATACGTTGCGAAGAGGTGCTTTCACTATCACCCTTATCTTTACTGCTCTCCTTGGAATTAAGATTCTGTTTCCCACGATAGTAATCAACATTTTCTGTACCTGCACCCAAAGCATGTTGCGCCATAGCATTCGTTACTGGTCTTAGATCTACCAACAAGTTGCGTTGTGGTTGTTCACGCTGGAACTCATCATCAACGTTATTGCTCTTTCCACaagaattatcaattttatccTTCCTTTCCCTCTCTTGGCAAAGAAATATTTCTCCAATCAACTTCTCATCCTGTATTGATCTATTCTGTATGTTAAGACCAACTAGAGGTTGAGCGCACCTGGCTATAACGTTCCCATTAATGCCTGATTTATGCTTGTAAACGATTGCTGGTATTCTCTGTTTCGATCTAAACTTACCGGCATGTTTTAATACATTATCGGATATGGTGCTGGGTACTATTAATACCTTGGGAT
This genomic stretch from Candida albicans SC5314 chromosome 1, complete sequence harbors:
- a CDS encoding phosphatidylinositol-3-phosphatase (Putative phosphatidylinositol 3-phosphate (PI3P) phosphatase; repressed by alpha pheromone in SpiderM medium), whose translation is MDNVFKVENVILNRRGYHIPGTLILSSFHLVFSFTSNTSTSTNPKEIWICYPMIEKMSKARGSSWINHNNGNSSKTRNTGSQVDNTPKIVMKGFDHYSASHIRLQCKDFTYYSFDFMNDLICSEVFTKLSSLITISKTENDIKQLYAYSYKPNMLEQNLDVKGWQLYNPIEEYQRLELVQENSQYWRVTNLNTEYKFSPSYPKVLIVPSTISDNVLKHAGKFRSKQRIPAIVYKHKSGINGNVIARCAQPLVGLNIQNRSIQDEKLIGEIFLCQERERKDKIDNSCGKSNNVDDEFQREQPQRNLLVDLRPVTNAMAQHALGAGTENVDYYRGKQNLNSKESSKDKGDSESTSSQRIRHIDKIFCNIDNIHVMRDAVNKLSSILNDLDRYPATYDKSSASAALLQQALTKTQWLNRLSIILQSVDRITKSIHLNNTNVIIHCSDGWDRTSQVSALSQLCLDPYYRTLKGFMILVEKEWTSFGFKFATRADHGGCIGAIMKKEIKSASVQDENNQNESNSGQSLESSMYGESPQNDNSQSVTSIGSGAAASVSSFFQRAARAAREIKNTAQNGLSSSPSPEDGADGSGYTSSSSIYSGSSEKSPIFHQFLDCVYQIYRQNPTQFEFNSRFLKRLFYHYYSCQYGSFLCDSEKELYEVYKVQDSTVSVWDYFNSRPAEFLNKSYTNDTIEDNDGVIFFNFADLKWWFELYGRSDEEMNGLSNSLDRKFAQMGLNRKE